In one Streptosporangiales bacterium genomic region, the following are encoded:
- a CDS encoding ABC transporter permease subunit, with translation MSGQRTLPSPARLQKLPAQGTVRRTAGSGRLGRYRAPIVGATAVVLVIVAWQLAVVLELVDVSFIAEPTAIGEELVRLFTSGVIFEDLATSGIELAVGLGLAAVVGIGLGLIIGWYRLADEFFEPLVTSLYATPQVALVPVLILWFGIGIGSKIAVVFLMAVFEILVNTRAGVRTVEENVMRAARSFGATDRQLVRTIVLPSAVPFIATGLRLGVGKGLVGVVVGELFAAKAGVGFRLTTAAANLQMTQMYATLVIIAAVGVALTLLLKRVERHFDAWRV, from the coding sequence ATGAGCGGGCAGCGAACACTCCCGTCACCCGCGCGGCTGCAGAAGCTGCCCGCGCAGGGGACCGTGCGTCGCACTGCCGGTAGCGGCCGGCTCGGGCGCTACCGGGCGCCGATCGTCGGGGCGACCGCTGTCGTCCTCGTGATCGTGGCCTGGCAGCTCGCCGTGGTGCTGGAGCTCGTCGACGTCTCGTTCATCGCGGAGCCGACGGCGATCGGCGAGGAGCTCGTGCGTCTGTTCACCTCCGGCGTGATCTTCGAGGACCTGGCCACCAGCGGCATCGAGCTCGCCGTCGGCCTGGGGCTCGCCGCGGTCGTCGGCATCGGGCTCGGGTTGATCATCGGCTGGTACCGCCTCGCGGACGAGTTCTTCGAGCCGCTCGTCACGAGCCTGTACGCCACGCCGCAGGTCGCGCTGGTGCCCGTACTGATCCTGTGGTTCGGGATCGGCATCGGCTCGAAGATCGCGGTGGTCTTCCTGATGGCGGTCTTCGAGATCCTCGTCAACACCCGCGCGGGTGTGCGGACCGTCGAGGAGAACGTCATGCGGGCCGCGCGGAGCTTCGGTGCCACCGACAGACAGCTGGTCCGCACCATCGTGCTGCCGTCCGCGGTCCCGTTCATCGCGACAGGACTTCGTCTCGGCGTCGGCAAGGGTCTGGTCGGCGTCGTGGTCGGCGAGCTCTTCGCGGCCAAGGCCGGGGTCGGATTCCGGCTGACGACGGCGGCGGCGAATCTGCAGATGACCCAGATGTACGCGACGCTGGTCATCATCGCGGCCGTCGGCGTGGCACTCACGCTGCTGCTCAAGCGGGTGGAGAGGCATTTCGATGCCTGGCGAGTCTAG
- a CDS encoding ATP-binding cassette domain-containing protein produces the protein MPGESRTAAGTARQHGDGEIPDSDLVLRASGVEVEFPLRDGSRHLAIDGVSLEVRRGEFVSIVGPSGCGKTTFLNAVDGLVPTRGGSIEVAMRDREEGGTRSRAMVFQDASLLPWRTVLRNVSYGLELHGVPKQECRERALELIELVGLKGSEDRYPRQLSGGMKQRVNLARALVVDPEILLLDEPFASLDAQTREYMQAELLSIWARAGKTAVLVTHQIDEAVYLSDRVVVFSKGPGRVKDTIEVGLDRPRKLAVKRSDVFRDHETRIWNLIQDEGEPDEGQ, from the coding sequence ATGCCTGGCGAGTCTAGGACCGCGGCCGGCACGGCACGGCAGCACGGCGACGGCGAGATCCCCGACAGTGACCTCGTCCTGCGCGCCAGCGGCGTGGAGGTCGAGTTCCCGCTCCGCGACGGCAGCCGGCACCTCGCGATCGACGGCGTCTCGCTGGAGGTGCGGCGCGGTGAGTTCGTGTCCATCGTCGGCCCGAGCGGGTGCGGCAAGACGACGTTCCTCAACGCGGTCGACGGGCTCGTACCCACGCGGGGCGGGTCCATCGAGGTCGCGATGCGCGACCGCGAGGAAGGCGGCACCCGTAGCCGGGCGATGGTGTTCCAGGACGCCTCGCTGCTGCCGTGGCGCACGGTCCTGCGCAATGTGTCGTACGGGCTCGAGTTGCACGGTGTGCCCAAGCAGGAGTGTCGCGAGCGGGCGCTGGAGCTCATCGAGCTGGTCGGCCTCAAGGGCTCGGAGGACCGCTATCCGCGCCAGCTGTCCGGCGGTATGAAGCAGCGGGTGAACCTCGCGCGCGCACTCGTCGTCGACCCGGAGATCCTGCTGCTCGACGAGCCGTTCGCCTCGCTCGACGCGCAGACGCGCGAGTACATGCAGGCGGAGCTGCTGTCCATCTGGGCGCGCGCGGGCAAGACCGCGGTGCTCGTCACCCATCAGATCGACGAGGCGGTCTACCTCTCCGACCGGGTGGTCGTGTTCTCCAAGGGCCCGGGACGGGTCAAGGACACGATCGAGGTCGGGCTCGACCGCCCACGCAAGCTCGCCGTCAAGCGGAGCGATGTCTTCCGTGACCACGAGACGCGGATCTGGAATCTCATTCAGGACGAAGGTGAGCCCGATGAAGGTCAATGA